The following are encoded in a window of Clarias gariepinus isolate MV-2021 ecotype Netherlands chromosome 8, CGAR_prim_01v2, whole genome shotgun sequence genomic DNA:
- the cdc42ep3 gene encoding cdc42 effector protein 3, protein MPAKTPIYLKSHNSKKGKKCRLRDILSPDMISPPLGDFRHTVHIGKGGLCDTFGDMTFLQGKFELLPGKSGLVRQQYGGHGEFMRANSASDASYIETPSPILKNAISLPTIGGCQALTLPHITTTTLPLSQDPLDDPPTPPGCSEVTDDLEILQIDSLLQSIAIFRREPSPVPEEVTEKSLFPFNHVEKSLERNTPRYTSGNDDSKKTLMPIFLNGNHNENGNSNRSSNCKNNSINNNGYNDMNSGIFHYEKELASMNGDWENRDSGVEEGRICDLDFELSKSKSLSQESVNPNSGSLLSLELDLGPSILDDILNIMGKPES, encoded by the coding sequence ATGCCAGCCAAAACTCCTATATACCTAAAATCCCACAACAGCAAGAAGGGGAAGAAGTGTCGCCTAAGAGACATCCTGTCCCCAGACATGATCAGTCCTCCACTAGGAGACTTCCGTCATACTGTTCACATTGGGAAAGGGGGTTTGTGTGACACCTTTGGTGACATGACCTTCCTTCAAGGCAAGTTTGAGCTGCTTCCTGGTAAGAGTGGCCTCGTTCGACAACAGTATGGTGGCCATGGCGAGTTCATGCGAGCAAACAGTGCATCAGACGCCTCGTATATCGAAACTCCTTCACCAATCCTGAAGAATGCGATCTCCCTTCCTACCATTGGTGGGTGCCAAGCACTGACCCTGCCTCATATCACTACCACCACATTACCCTTGTCCCAGGACCCACTGGATGACCCACCCACTCCACCTGGCTGTTCAGAGGTAACAGATGACCTGGAGATCCTGCAAATAGACAGCCTTCTCCAGTCCATAGCTATCTTTAGACGTGAACCCAGTCCTGTTCCAGAGGAGGTTACTGAGAAATCCTTATTTCCTTTTAACCATGTGGAGAAATCACTGGAAAGGAATACCCCCAGGTACACCTCTGGGAATGATGATAGTAAGAAGACATTAATGCCTATCTTTCTCAATGGCAATCACAATGAAAATGGCAACAGCAACAGAAGTAGCAACTGCAAAAACAACAGCATCAACAATAATGGATATAATGACATGAACAGTGGCATCTTTCATTATGAAAAAGAGCTGGCCAGCATGAATGGAGATTGGGAAAACCGAGATAGTGGTGTAGAGGAAGGACGCATTTGTGACTTGGACTTTGAGCTCTCGAAAAGCAAGAGTCTGTCTCAGGAGTCTGTGAACCCCAACAGTGGGTCACTGCTGTCTCTTGAATTGGACTTGGGCCCTTCTATCTTGGATGACATACTCAATATCATGGGTAAGCCTGAGTCTTGA